A single window of Aphidius gifuensis isolate YNYX2018 linkage group LG1, ASM1490517v1, whole genome shotgun sequence DNA harbors:
- the LOC122849301 gene encoding unconventional myosin-Va isoform X3 — translation MGDLEPHIFAVAEEAYTKLERESHNQSIIVSGESGAGKTVSAKYAMRYFATVGGSSTETQIEKKVLASSPLMEAFGNAKTTRNDNSSRFGKFIEIHFNNKYNIIGASIRTYLLEKSRVVFQANDERNYHIFYQLCEAVNKTKTMKDRLSILQINDGMNFNYLNQGNNYYIDRLDDSLTFQDTVAALGRLGFDEKQQDEVFKILAAILHIGNINIIEQNNQNNNQDTDGCFIDKNDKSLNILSNLIGIDILEMKKWLCHRKIVSMKDEILKPMNVEQAIGARDALAKHIYSELFNFIVYGINESLKSKNKYGSFIGVLDIYGFETFEKNSFEQFCINYANEKLQQQFNQHVFKLEQEEYLKEEIEWTFIDFYDNQPCIDLIETKLGILDLLDEECRMPRGSDESWTEKLYIKCNKSKHFDKPRFGTNSFLIHHFADLVEYETYGFLDKNRDTVIEEQIDILRTSDNKLLRQLFTDCLPKLTVPNQSKIKISAQKPIQQSLTMPKQNKKTVGSQFRDSLNALMSTLNATTPHYVRCIKPNDTKEAFEYNPIRAMQQLRACGVLETIRISAAGFPTQRTYFEFFQRYRCLCPFKKIQRDNLRETCRIILSIYIKNEDKFKFGKTKVLFRAGQVAYLEKLRGEKQRDACMMIQKMIRGWIYKNRYISIKKSILGLQRHLRGCLARKKANKIRHERAAIKIQKFIRGWLVKRKYINIKKTIIGLQRYSRGYLARKNYEVLKDNAAALTVQRFVRGYLVRRACQQKIKNIIIVQCTVRKYLAKKIFKNLKKEAKSVEHVKSLNKGLEMKIISMQQKITEINKENNALKIVQNENIDLKLKLDNMKTYEMENKKLINILKLKDIELLKMEDIIKKEQDEKMDLLNENEKLKQNKDNEYKKLFEETEKLKRELSIANEKVSTNQKGAEENLKTRLEQEKDLLLLDQDQDRGAYQKLLKDYQELEEHAEILERKLALHVPGHARSLSNASSTGTSQQAGDDQNIDFGYGSVRSTLSSSTAYSRVETIDWNQRRSESPPEIDGQTTKLPQDINSTNENIRQASIDIGLVLKLQQKLKDVESANGRLVRMVEDLEKDYPEDLLRTQDAFRLQELEMENSQLKNNLNALRKTVTEADTSTVQQNLMEQFEALQEELERRREECIQLHSVLADNTKRMKNLGSNYGRDVDIVNEDGELILAFEAQKKINRQLEDELQSKEKGWRDQRNEWRDEIDRLQDEIQKQQKLLSVNLSQTPQTQTEAFLQHEVARLTSENLELQERFDKVFEENQKLKKRCRILAKRLRDAGHEDNETRDIPEPKPRLFMITGAVPDSSDAPSNQSDNSAQSSSTINGTIMPAIRKKEREYEGMFEFKKEHITAIIRNLVVDLNPKIAVTLLPGLPAYIIFMCIRHTDCINDDEKVRGLLTSYLNAVKRVLKKRSGDFDSAVLWLSNTLKLLHNMKQYSGDKPFQIENTPRQNEQCLRNFDLSEYRVVLSNVALWIFNSNIMTILKERIQALTVPAILEHEEITGLNSNKPGRPRSSSMGEEPESTQQKMDKLLDELFAVHKTVLYHGVDPEIIMQLFKQLFYFMCAGALNNLLLRNELCHWTKGMQIRYNLSHLEQWARNQNLSPAAEALQPIIQAAQLLQARKTDEDVNSVCEMCNKLSANQIIKILNLYTPADDFETRVPVSFIKKVQAKLDQRQENNDQLLMDLKYSYPIRFPFNPSNIRLEDIEIPEVLHLPMLKKV, via the exons ATGGGTGATTTGGAACCACATATATTTGCTGTTGCTGAAGAGGCATATACTAAACTTGAAAGAGAATCACATAATCAAAGTATTATTGTATCTGGTGAATCAGGAGCTGGTAAAACAGTATCAGCAAAATATGCAATGCGTTATTTTGCAACTGTTGGTGGTTCATCAACTGAGACacaaatcgaaaaaaaagtattagcATCATCACCACTTATGGAAGCATTTGGTAATGCTAAAACTACACGtaatgataattcatcaagatttggtaaatttattgaaatacattttaataataaatataatattattggtgcAAGTATTAGAacatatttattagaaaaatcaCGTGTTGTATTTCAAGCGAATGATGAAAgaaattatcatatattttatcaattatgtGAAGcggtaaataaaacaaaaacaatgaaagatcgtttatcaatattacaaattaatgatggaatgaattttaattatttaaatcaaggtaataattattatattgatcgTCTTGATGATTCATTAACATTTCAAGATACAGTTGCTGCACTTGGACGTCTTGgatttgatgaaaaacaacaagatgaagtatttaaaattcttgCTGCAATATTACATAttggtaatattaatattattgaacaaaataatcaaaataataatcaagatacAGATGGttgttttattgataaaaatgataaaagtttaaatatattatcaaatttaattggtattgatatattagaaatgaaaaaatggcTGTGTCATAGAAAAATTGTATCAATGAaagatgaaatattaaaaccaATGAATGTTGAACAAGCAATTGGTGCACGTGATGCATTAGCTAAACATATTTAttctgaattatttaattttattgtatatggtattaatgaatcattaaaaagtaaaaataaatatggttCATTCATTGGTGTATTAGATATATATGGTTTtgaaacatttgaaaaaaattcatttgaacaattttgtataaattatgctaatgaaaaattacaacaacaatttaatcAGCATGTATTTAAACTTGAACaagaagaatatttaaaagaagaaattgaatggacatttattgatttttatgataatcaaccatgtattgatttaattgaaacaaaattaGGTATATTAGATTTACTTGATGAAGAATGTCGTATGCCAAGAGGATCAGATGAATCATGgactgaaaaattatatattaaatgtaataaatcaAAACATTTTGATAAACCAAGATTTGgaacaaattcatttttaattcatcattttgcTGATCTTGTTGAATATGAAACATATggttttttagataaaaatcgTGATACTGTTATTGAAGAACAAATTGATATATTACGTAcaagtgataataaattattgcgtCAATTATTTACTGATTGTTTACCAAAATTAACTGTACCAAAtcaatctaaaattaaaatatcagcaCAAAAACCAATACAACAATCATTGACAATgccaaaacaaaataaaaaaactgttgGTTCACAATTTCGTGATTCATTAAATGCATTAATGTCAACATTAAATGCAACAACACCACATTATGTACGTTGTATTAAACCAAATGATACAAAAGAAGCATTTGAATATAATCCAATACGTGCAATGCAACAATTACGTGCATGTGGAGTATTAGAAACAATTCGTATATCAGCTGCTGGTTTTCCAACTCAAAGaacatattttgaattttttcaacgtTATCGTTGTTTGtgtccatttaaaaaaattcaacgtgATAATTTACGTGAAACATGTcgtataatattatcaatttatattaaaaatgaagataaatttaaatttggtaAAACAAAAGTATTATTTCGTGCTGGACAAGTTgcttatttagaaaaattaagagGTGAAAAACAACGTGATGCATGTATGATGATACAAAAAATGATACGTGGatggatatataaaaatcgttatatatcaattaaaaaatcaatacttGGATTACAACGACATTTAAGAGGTTGTTTAGCTCgtaaaaaagcaaataaaatacGCCATGAACGTGCtgcaattaaaatacaaaaattcatACGTGGATGGCtagttaaaagaaaatatataaatattaaaaaaacaataattggaCTTCAAAGATATTCACGTGGTTATTTAGCACGTAAAAATTATGAAGTACTTAAAGATAATGCAGCAGCATTGACTGTTCAACGTTTTGTACGTGGATATTTAGTTAGACGTGCTTGTcagcaaaaaattaaaaatataattattgtacagTGTACTGtaagaaaatatttagctaaaaaaatatttaaaaatttaaaaaaagaagcaaAAAGTGTTGAACATGTTAAATCACTTAATAAAGgtcttgaaatgaaaataatatcaatgcaacaaaaaataactgaaataaataaagaaaataatgcattaaaaattgtacaaaatgaaaatattgatttaaaattaaaattagataatatgAAAACATatgaaatggaaaataaaaaattaataaatatattaaaattaaaagatattgaattattaaaaatggaagacataataaaaaaagaacaagatgaaaaaatggatttattaaatgaaaatgaaaaattaaaacaaaataaagataatgagtataaaaaactatttgaaGAAACTGAAAAACTTAAGAGAGAATTATCAATTGCAAATGAAAAAGTTAGTACAAATCAAAAAGGTGctgaagaaaatttaaaaacacgtcttgaacaagaaaaagatttattattacttgatcAAGATCAGGATCGTGGTGCTtatcaaaaactattaaaagATTATCAGGAGCTAGAAGAACATGCTGAAATATTAGAACGTAAACTTGCATTACATGTACCAGGTCATGCAAGATCATTATCAAATGCATCAAGTACTGGTACATCACAACAAGCAGGTGATGatcaaaatattgattttggtTATGGTTCAGTAAGATCAAcattgtcatcatcaacagCATATTCACGAGTTGAAACAATTGATTGGAATCAAAGAAGATCAGAAAGTCCTCCCGAAATTGATGgacaaacaacaaaattaccTCAAGATATAAATagtacaaatgaaaatattcgaCAAGCATCAATTGACATTGGACTTGTATTAAAacttcaacaaaaattaaaagatgtTGAAAGTGCTAATGGTCGACTTGTAAGAATGGTTGAAGATCTTGAAAAAGATTATCCAGAAGATTTATTAAGAACACAAGATGCATTCAGACTTCAAGAACTTGAAATGGAAAATtcacaattgaaaaataatttaaatgcacTGAGAAAAACTGTTACTGAAGCTGATACATCAACggtacaacaaaatttaatggaACAATTTGAAGCATTACAAGAAGAACTGGAAAGAAGACGTGAAGAATGTATACAACTTCATAGTGTACTTGCtgataatacaaaaagaatgaaaaatctTGGTTCAAATTATGGTAGAGATGTTGATATTGTCAATGAAGATGGTGAATTAATACTTGCTTTtgaagcacaaaaaaaaattaatcgacAACTTGAAGATGAATTACAAAGTAAAGAAAAAGGCTGGAGAGATCAGAGAAATGAATGGCGTGATGAAATTGATAGACTTCAAgatgaaatacaaaaacaacaaaaattattaagtgtTAATTTGAGTCAAACACCACAAACACAAACTGAGGCATTTTTACAGCATGAAGTTGCTAGATTAACATCTGAAAATTTG gAACTTCAAGAGAGATTTGACAAAGTTTTTGAAGAAAATCAAAAGCTCAAAAAACGATGTCGAATACTTGCAAAACGTCTTCGTGATGCCGGcc ATGAGGATAATGAAACGAGGGATATCCCTGAACCAAAACCACGTCTATTTATGATAACTGGTGCCG tacCAGATAGCTCAGATGCACCATCAAATCAATCGGACAATTCAGctcaatcatcatcaacaataaatggTACTATAATGCCagcaataagaaaaaaagaacGTGAATACGAAGGAATGTTTGAATTCAAAAAAGAACATATAACAGCAATCATACGTAatcttgttgttgatttaaatcCAAAAATAGCAGTAACATTATTACCAGGTTTACCAGCGTACATTATATTCATGTGTATACGTCATACAGATtgtattaatgatgatgaaaaagtacGTGGTTTATTAACATCATATTTAAATGCTGTAAAACgtgtattaaaaaaacgtaGTGGTGATTTTGATTCAGCTGTACTTTGGTTAAGTAATACACTTAAACTACTTCATAATATGAAACAATATTCTGGTGATAAACcatttcaaattgaaaatacaccACGACAAAATGAACAGTGTTTACGTAATTTTGATTTGAGTGAATATCGTGTTGTTCTTAGTAATGTTGCACTTTGGAtatttaatagtaatattatGACAATTTTGAAAGAAAGAATACAAGCATTAACAGTACCAGCAATACTAGAACATGAAGAAATAACTggattaaattcaaataaacctGGTAGACCAAGATCATCATCAATGGGTGAAGAGCCAGAATCAACACAacaaaaaatggataaattatTAGATGAATTATTTGCTGTTCATAAAACCGTATTATATCATGGTGTTGATcctgaaataataatgcagttatttaaacaattattttattttatgtgtgCTGGTGcacttaataatttattattaagaaaTGAATTGTGTCATTGGACAAAGGGTATGCAAATAAGATATAATTTAAGTCATTTAGAACAATGGGCTAGAAATCAGAATTTATCACCGGCTGCTGAAGCATTACAGCCAATTATTCAAGCTGCTCAATTATTACAAGCAAGAAAAACTGATGAAGATGTTAATTCAGTTTGTGAAATGTGCAATAAATTAAGTGctaatcaaattattaaaatattaaatttatatacaccaGCTGATGATTTTGAAACAAGAGTGCCAgttagttttattaaaaaagtacaaGCTAAATTAGACCAACGGCAGGAAAATAATGATcag ctACTTATGGATCTGAAATATTCTTATCCGATTCGATTTCCATTTAATCCATCGAACATACGCCTGGAAGACATTGAAATACCAGAAGTTCTACATCTACCTATGCTCAAAAAGGTTTAA